From one Triticum urartu cultivar G1812 chromosome 3, Tu2.1, whole genome shotgun sequence genomic stretch:
- the LOC125547364 gene encoding REST corepressor 2-like — MATATTTVQAQPGLDAREWDEGAYRQGILRERDLSCRTLFRTVFYDHRDEPDPHVLLAAASSNGPSRCLPASPPPPPPTAPPSFRLTPPPPPPLPSLFCVYKHPVPLDLIQPAATALVDPSASSKHIVAPSMTPSSTTI, encoded by the coding sequence atggcgacggcgacgacgacggtGCAGGCGCAGCCAGGACTCGACGCGCGCGAGTGGGACGAGGGGGCGTACCGGCAGGGCATCCTGCGGGAGCGCGACCTCTCCTGCCGCACCCTCTTCCGCACCGTCTTCTACGACCACCGCGACGAACCCGACCCACAcgtcctcctcgccgccgcctccagcaACGGTCCTTCTCGCTGTCTTCCTGCatctcctcctccgcctccgcccACGGCGCCCCCCAGTTTTCGCCTcacccctccccctcctcccccacTCCCTAGTCTATTCTGTGTGTACAAACACCCCGTTCCCCTTGATTTGATTCAGCCGGCTGCCACCGCGCTGGTCGACCCGTCTGCATCATCCAAGCACATAGTGGCGCCGTCTATGACGCCAAGTTCTACAACGATCTGA